The nucleotide window TCATGCAGTAACGCCAGCAGTGGATCATCCTGCGCTGTCGGCTGGCTGGGATAGAGATCCACCACCAGCCGGTGCCGGAATCCGGCCACCGGCTCAAGGGTAAAGGTTTTTGGCGCGACGTGGCGCTTCAGTTCCAGCACGATGCGCACGGTATGGGGATCAAACTGCCCGACACGCGCGGTTTTGATCCAGGGATCGTCCACGCGCACCAGTTTATCAATACCTCTGAGCGTGCTGTTAATCTGCAGGTTCTCCACATCAATCACCAGCCGTTCGGGGTGACTGAGCGTGAACTGTTTGTACCTGAGCGGCACGTTTGATTCCAGCGTGACGCGTGAATAGGTAGAAGAAGGCCAGATACGTACCGCCACAATGTGCTGACTGGCTGCCAGCCCGGTACGCGTTACGCTCAGCAGCCATAAGGCGCCAGCGCCCTGTAAAAGTCGTCTACGGGTAAAAGCTTCGGACATGCCGCTCCAGCTACTGTTTTATGTCTAAAATATCGTCAGTTAATGACCAGAAGGCGAAAACTTTATTCAGTAAGGAATGTCTTGTCTTGCCGGAAAACCCAGATAATGCAGTCTGTTAGCGCAGCTTGCATCAGGAAAATCGTAAAGTAACGTCAGGCCCGGTGCTTGCAATAAACGGCGAAACAGCATAAAAATACACAAATTACGAATAATCATTCACAGGGGTTTTGCCGTGAAGGAACGCAGTACCGAACTGGTTCAGGGTTTTCGCCACACCGTTCCCTATATTAATGCCCACCGTGACAAGACATTTGTCATCATGCTGGGTGGCGAAGCCATCGAGCATGAAAATTTCTCCAGTATCGTGAACGATATCGGCCTGTTGCATAGCCTGGGTATCCGGCTGGTGGTGGTGTACGGTGCCCGCCCGCAGATCGACGCCAGCCTGGCCCAGCAGCAGCTGGAGCCGGTGTACCATAAGCATACCCGCGTCACCGATGCGCAGTCGCTGGAGTTGGTCAAGCAGGCCGCCGGCCGTTTGCAGCTGGATATCACGGCACGCCTGTCGATGAGCCTCAACAACACACCACTGCAGGGCGCGCATATTAATGTGGTCAGCGGTAACTTTATTATCGCGCAGCCGCTGGGCGTGGATGATGGCGTTGATTACTGCCACAGCGGCCGTATCCGCCGTATCGATGAAGCGGCGATTCATCGCCAGCTGGATAACGATGCTATTGTGCTGCTCGGCCCGGTGGCGGTTTCGGTCACCGGTGAGAGCTTTAATCTGACCTCAGAAGAGGTTGCCACCCAGCTGGCGATTAAGCTGAAAGCGGAAAAGATGATTGGCTTCTGCTCCGAGCAGGGCGTCACTGACCGGGAAGGCACTATCATTTCCGAGCTGTTTCCTAATGAGGCGCAGGCGCGCATTGATGAGATGGAAAGCGACGGCGATTTCCTGTCCGGCACGGTGCGCTTCCTGCGCGGCGCGGTAAAAGCCTGCCGTAGCGGCGTGCGTCGCAGCCACCTGATCAGCTATCAGGAAGATGGCGCGCTGCTGCAGGAGCTGTTTTCCCGTGACGGCATCGGTACTCAGATCGTCATGGAATCCGCAGAGCAGATTCGCCGCGCCAATATCAATGATATCGGCGGTATCCTTGAGCTGATCCGCCCGCTGGAGCAGCAGGGTATTCTGGTGCGTCGCTCACGCGAGCAGCTGGAAATGGAGATCGATAAGTTCACGATTATCCAACGCGATAACATGACTATCGCCTGCGCCGCACTCTATCCGTTCCCGGATGAACAGATTGGTGAAATGGCCTGTGTTGCCGTGCATCCGGACTACCGCAGCTCCTCACGCGGTGAACTGCTGCTGGAGCGCGTGGCGCTGCAGGCGCGCCAGATGGGGCTGAAGAAGCTGTTCGTGCTGACCACGCGCAGCATCCACTGGTTCCAGGAGCGCGGCTTTACGCCGGTAGACATTGAATCCCTGCCGGAGAGTAAAAAGCAGATGTACAACTATCAGCGCCGCTCCAAAGTGCTGATGGCAGATTTGCGCTAGCGGGTACCGCGCCGCGGCGTCCGCACCGCCCGCGTGACCGCCTGAGGTGCGCAGGCGCTGCAGGCGCCAGCGGGGTTTTGCGCCGTGGCTTATTGCCCGCCGCGACCCAGCCGATCGAGCAACCCGCTGCGACGCTGGGTACGCAGCTGTACCGCGCGGCGAAACACATTCTCATCGCTGTAGAGCGTCAGCTGACGCCGTGCCCGGGTAATGGCGGTATAGATCAGCTCGCGCGTCAGCACCGGCAGAAACTGTGCCGGCATCACCAGCGCGGTGTGATCAAACTCAGACCCCTGCGATTTGTGTACCGTCATCGCCCAGGCGGTTTCATGCGCCGGCAACCGGCTGGGCTGCACTGCCTTGATGGTGCCGTCCGGCAGCGGGAAGAACACTTTCAGCAACCCTTCACTGTCCGGCAGCGTGATGCCGATATCACCGTTAAACAGCCCGAGCGCGCTGTCGTTGCGGGTGATCATCACCGGCCGCCCCTGATACCAGCGACTGCCGCCCGCAGGCCGGCGAATCAGCTGCAGCTGCATCAGCTTCTGCTCAATTCGCTGATTCAGCCCCTGCACGCCAAACGGCCCTTCACGCAGTGCGCACAGCAGCTGATAGCGGCCAAATTCCGCAATGATTGCCGCCGGTTCGGCCCGTTCGGCAATGCGCTGCAAAAAAGGCCGGTAGCCTTCGGCAATCTGCGTCAGCATGGACTGGTAGGCTTCCGCACTGTTCAGCGGCTGGCGGTCAATGTCATCGAAGCCGCCACTAAATGCGGCCTCAACGGCCCGCGCATCACCGGCGTTCACCGCTGCCGCAAGCTGTCCGATACCGGAATGTTCGGAGAAACGATAGCTTTTGCGCAGCAGACAGATGGCATCGCGCACCGGCGGCGCCACGTCATCATCCCGGCCGGCAATCTCACAGCCGGTCAGCACGGTCAGCTGCGTGGCGCGTACCGGGCTGTAACCCGCTTCGGCGCAGCGACAGATATCCCCCAGTACCGCCCCGGCTTCTACGGACGCCAGCTGATCGCGATCGCCAAGAAAAATCACCCGCGCCTGCGGTGGCAGCGCGGCAATCAGATTGGCCATCATCCCCAGATCCACCATAGAGGCTTCATCGACCACCAGCACATCCAGGTGCAGCGGATTATTTGCATGGTAGCGCAGGCGCTGCGTCTCCGGCTGCGCGCCCAGCAAACGGTGCAGCGTGGTGGCTTCGGTGGGAAAGCGCTGCCGTTCCGGCTCGCTGACCGGCAGCGCCTGTAGCGCTTTGCCCAGCGACTCCGTCAGCCGTGCGGCGGCTTTGCCGGTTGGCGCGGCAAGCTGGATGCGCAACGCGCCTTCACTTAAGCGGATAAGCGCGGCCAGCAATCGGGCGACTGTGGTAGTTTTGCCGGTGCCCGGTCCACCGGAGATCACCGCCGTTTTCTGCGTCAGCGCCACGGCAGCCGCAATTTTCTGCCAGTCTTCCGGCTGCGAACCAAACAGCGCGTCCAGCACCGCGCGCACCTGCGCCGGTGCAAACTGCTGCGGCGCGGCCTGCGCCTGGAAGAAGCGCGCGACGTGCCCTTCGTGGTGCCACAGGCGATGCAGATAGAGGCGATCGCCGCTCAGCACCACCGGTGCCGGGCGGTCAGTGGCGCTCAGCGCCTGCCAGTCAGCCAGCAGCGTTGGCCAGTGCCGGGGTTCCCCGGCAGCCTGCCACAGGGCGTGGGCCAGTTCCGGATGACGACCATTGAATAAATTTTCCCGCGTCAGCTGTGACAGCGGCAGACAGACGTGTCCGTCCCCGGCTTCCGCGCTGAGACACGCGGCCGCCAGCATATGGGCCGGCCGCTCGTCATCAGCCAGCAGCCGGGCGAACTGCATATCCAGCGCGCGCAGTAAACGCAGCGACACGGCCTGCTCTAATAGCGTGCTGATAGGGCTCATGCTGTTGCTCCCTGCCCGCGAAACAGGCGATCTAATTGTGAAACAAACCCGAAATCAGGACGGGTATGAAAAACCCCATTGGCGGGTGAACTGCCGTCCATGCCGCGCAGGAACAGATAGAACACACCGCCAAAGTGCCGATCGTAATCGTAATCAGCCACGCGGTGCTGCAGATAACGGTGCAGCGCCAGCGTGTAGAGCTGATACTGCAAATCGTAACGGTGGTCGATCATCGCCTGCGCCATCGCCTGCGGCGTGTAAGCCTCATGATGTTCGCCCAGCCAGTTAGATTTGTAATCCAGCAGATAATATTTGCCCTGCCAGCGAAACACCAGGTCGATAAAGCCTTTGAGCATCCCCTGCACCTGGCGGAAATCCAGCGGCGGCGCCTGACGCGATAATGCATCCTGGCGCATCAGTGCATCCAGCGCGGACGCAGTCAGCATCCCCTCTATCGGCAAATAGAAGCCCATTTCCACCAGGCAGTCGCGCGTCTGTACCTGGCTGAGCTGCAGGCCCTGCGCGTTGAGCGGCGTGCTGACCACGCGGGCAATCCAGTCACTTAACACCGGCTGCCAGTGCAGCGGATAGCCGTTTTGCTGCAGTTGCTGCGCCAGTTTTTCTGCCGCAGGCGGGCGGGTAAAATCAAGCGATTCAAACAGCTCATGCAGAAAGGTGCCCGGCGCGGCACCGCGCGGGAAGTGGTGCGGCGTCAGTGCGGGTTCCGCTACCTCAGCCTGCTGCTCTTCCCCCGCCGCGTCGACATCAAAACCGGGCATCACGTCGAGCAGACGATGGCTGCTGTGCTGCTGCAGCCCCGAATAACTGGTCACCCGCCAGGATTCGGCGAGCGCGCGCGTTACGCTGCGGGCACTGAGCGCGGTATCCTCCTGGCGCGGCTCCTGCCAGCGGCTGCTCTCCGGCGTCTGCGCCAGCACCACCTCGGTGCCCGCTACGTCAAGGCCGTTAAGCAGCGCCGCAAGCTGATCGGCACTGGCGGCCTCGCCCCGCTGCAGCAGAAAACCCAGCGCGCTTTTGTGCAGGTCGCTTTCGCCCTCTTTTTTACGTGTGCCGCGAAACAGTGGCGCAACGCCCACGCTGCAGTGATAAACCGAACGGGTCAGCGCGACATACAACAGACGTAAATCCTCCGCCAGCCGCTCCTGCTCGGCCAGCGCCAGGCTCTCCTCGTCATTCTGCAGATCCAGCACCGCGGCATAATCTTCGCGATCGTGATAAAGGGCGATGTCAGCCTCACGGAAACCGGCAGCAAACGGCAGCCACACCAGCGGATACTGCAAGCCTTTGGATTTGTGGATAGTGACGATCTGCACCAGATGGCGATCGCTCTCCAGCCGCAGCTGCTGGCTGGCGGACTGACTGTCCGGCCGTGCTATCTGCTGCGCGAGGTAACGTACCAGCGCATGCGGACTGTCCAGCTGCGCCGACGCGGCCTGCAGCAGCTCGCCGAGGTGCAGCAGATCGGTTAAGCGGCGCTCGCCGTTTTCCGAGGCCAGCATATTCTCTGCCAGCTGCCGTTCCAGCATCAGTTCGCGCAGCATCGGCAGTACGCCGCGCTGATGCCAGATCTGCTGCCAGCGGGCGAAGGTATCCACCAGCGTATCCCAGCCGCGCGCGTCCTGATCCAGGGCGTCCAGCTGCGCGGCATCAAAGGCAAACAGCGAGGTCGCCAGCGCGGTGCGCAGCATGCGCTCCTGCTCCGGCGCCAGCACCGCCTGCAGCAACCACAGCAGTTCGCGCGCTTCCGGCGTGGTATAGACGCTGTCGCGGTTAGAGAGATAGACCGAGGGAATCCCCCGCTGATTCAGCGCTTCACGAATCAGGTTGGCTTCGTTACGGCTGCGCACCAGCACGGTGATATCGGAAGCCTGCACCGGTCGCAGCGCCGGGGCTTTTCCCAGCAAAGCCTGATGCTGCTGTCCGGCCTGCAGCCAGCGGCTGATATCTGCCGCGCACTGCTTCGCCATCTGCTGCTGATATTCACCCACGCTGTACCCTGCGCCGGGCTGCAGCCAGAAGCGCAGCGCCGCCTGCTGCTGCCCGTCCAGCTGCAATG belongs to Candidatus Pantoea soli and includes:
- the argA gene encoding amino-acid N-acetyltransferase, with translation MKERSTELVQGFRHTVPYINAHRDKTFVIMLGGEAIEHENFSSIVNDIGLLHSLGIRLVVVYGARPQIDASLAQQQLEPVYHKHTRVTDAQSLELVKQAAGRLQLDITARLSMSLNNTPLQGAHINVVSGNFIIAQPLGVDDGVDYCHSGRIRRIDEAAIHRQLDNDAIVLLGPVAVSVTGESFNLTSEEVATQLAIKLKAEKMIGFCSEQGVTDREGTIISELFPNEAQARIDEMESDGDFLSGTVRFLRGAVKACRSGVRRSHLISYQEDGALLQELFSRDGIGTQIVMESAEQIRRANINDIGGILELIRPLEQQGILVRRSREQLEMEIDKFTIIQRDNMTIACAALYPFPDEQIGEMACVAVHPDYRSSSRGELLLERVALQARQMGLKKLFVLTTRSIHWFQERGFTPVDIESLPESKKQMYNYQRRSKVLMADLR
- the recD gene encoding exodeoxyribonuclease V subunit alpha, with the translated sequence MSPISTLLEQAVSLRLLRALDMQFARLLADDERPAHMLAAACLSAEAGDGHVCLPLSQLTRENLFNGRHPELAHALWQAAGEPRHWPTLLADWQALSATDRPAPVVLSGDRLYLHRLWHHEGHVARFFQAQAAPQQFAPAQVRAVLDALFGSQPEDWQKIAAAVALTQKTAVISGGPGTGKTTTVARLLAALIRLSEGALRIQLAAPTGKAAARLTESLGKALQALPVSEPERQRFPTEATTLHRLLGAQPETQRLRYHANNPLHLDVLVVDEASMVDLGMMANLIAALPPQARVIFLGDRDQLASVEAGAVLGDICRCAEAGYSPVRATQLTVLTGCEIAGRDDDVAPPVRDAICLLRKSYRFSEHSGIGQLAAAVNAGDARAVEAAFSGGFDDIDRQPLNSAEAYQSMLTQIAEGYRPFLQRIAERAEPAAIIAEFGRYQLLCALREGPFGVQGLNQRIEQKLMQLQLIRRPAGGSRWYQGRPVMITRNDSALGLFNGDIGITLPDSEGLLKVFFPLPDGTIKAVQPSRLPAHETAWAMTVHKSQGSEFDHTALVMPAQFLPVLTRELIYTAITRARRQLTLYSDENVFRRAVQLRTQRRSGLLDRLGRGGQ
- the recB gene encoding exodeoxyribonuclease V subunit beta, translated to MSQHTESLNPLTLPLRGERLIEASAGTGKTFTIGLLYLRLLLGLGGENAFPRPLSVEEILVVTFTEAATAELRGRIRENIHELRLTCLRGSSSNPMLMQLLQEIAQPAEAASLLLAAERQMDEAAIFTIHGFCQRMLNLNAFESGMLFEQQLIEDEQHLLRQATADFWRRHCYPLTLEIARVIVDEWSGPEQLLTTLRPWLQGEAPKLRLPPADSETLTSRHEQNMARIAAIKKQWLALGNDVQGLIGQSDVDKRSYSSKNLPAWVSKITQWAQSETRDYQVPPELARFGQRVLYEKTKKGTAPAHALFAAIDDFLSQPLSIRDVVIARALIEVRNAVRREKRLQALLGFDDLLSRLDDALQQSGGEQLAQAIRQRYPVALIDEFQDTDPLQYRIFRTLYMHQPEHALLLIGDPKQAIYAFRGADIFTYIRARSEIHAHYTLDTNWRSSPAMVEGVNQLFMRLPSPFLFADIPFLPVQFAPPNQSLSLQLDGQQQAALRFWLQPGAGYSVGEYQQQMAKQCAADISRWLQAGQQHQALLGKAPALRPVQASDITVLVRSRNEANLIREALNQRGIPSVYLSNRDSVYTTPEARELLWLLQAVLAPEQERMLRTALATSLFAFDAAQLDALDQDARGWDTLVDTFARWQQIWHQRGVLPMLRELMLERQLAENMLASENGERRLTDLLHLGELLQAASAQLDSPHALVRYLAQQIARPDSQSASQQLRLESDRHLVQIVTIHKSKGLQYPLVWLPFAAGFREADIALYHDREDYAAVLDLQNDEESLALAEQERLAEDLRLLYVALTRSVYHCSVGVAPLFRGTRKKEGESDLHKSALGFLLQRGEAASADQLAALLNGLDVAGTEVVLAQTPESSRWQEPRQEDTALSARSVTRALAESWRVTSYSGLQQHSSHRLLDVMPGFDVDAAGEEQQAEVAEPALTPHHFPRGAAPGTFLHELFESLDFTRPPAAEKLAQQLQQNGYPLHWQPVLSDWIARVVSTPLNAQGLQLSQVQTRDCLVEMGFYLPIEGMLTASALDALMRQDALSRQAPPLDFRQVQGMLKGFIDLVFRWQGKYYLLDYKSNWLGEHHEAYTPQAMAQAMIDHRYDLQYQLYTLALHRYLQHRVADYDYDRHFGGVFYLFLRGMDGSSPANGVFHTRPDFGFVSQLDRLFRGQGATA